In one Myxocyprinus asiaticus isolate MX2 ecotype Aquarium Trade chromosome 1, UBuf_Myxa_2, whole genome shotgun sequence genomic region, the following are encoded:
- the LOC127444898 gene encoding 39S ribosomal protein L46, mitochondrial-like encodes MAAPFRKGCRPLWRIIHGSGTLSFGVRNVSSNNQCCAQSLRTVSAASPWALHGAVYLQRLPVISHDRNPIEEKFMELMHQMEFERSLLSDHELRLLEDAARMSRKQEEDYDSDEEEDYGGKEIVTAQDLEDSWEQKLKQFQPALRSKGVDATDVSSLERCLADSLILLCKKDVGSQKLWLLPQIQWQNGEMLRQTAERALASLPGADLKATFLGNAPCGFYKYRYPKDIQKEGNVGAKVFFFKAVLSSHKHLPLEKNSFAWVKKDELQDFLKPEYLKQVSRFIMGL; translated from the exons ATGGCGGCGCCCTTTAGGAAAGGCTGTCGGCCGTTGTGGAGAATAATACATGGATCAGGGACATTGAGCTTCGGGGTACGAAATGTTTCTTCTAATAATCAGTGTTGTGCGCAAAGTCTTAGAACTGTGAGTGCTGCATCTCCCTGGGCGCTGCATGGAGCTGTTTATCTGCAGAGATTGCCAGTGATCTCTCATGACAGGAACCCCATAGAGGAGAAGTTCATGGAACTAATGCATCAG ATGGAGTTCGAGAGAAGTCTGCTTTCAGACCATGAGCTGAGACTCCTTGAGGATGCCGCACGTATGAGTCGGAAACAGGAAGAGGACTATGATTCAGATGAGGAAGAGGATTATGGAGGCAAAGAAATTGTTACGGCACAAGATCTGGAGGATTCGTGGGAACAGAAACTGAAGCAGTTTCAACCTGCTCTGAGGTCCAAAG GTGTTGATGCGACAGATGTGAGTTCTTTAGAGCGTTGTTTAGCAGACAGCCTGATCTTGCTGTGTAAGAAAGATGTTGGCAGTCAAAAGCTTTGGCTCTTGCCTCAGATACAGTGGCAGAACGGTGAGATGCTTCGACAGACAGCCGAACGTGCACTTGCAAGTCTACCAG GTGCAGATCTAAAGGCTACTTTTCTTGGCAATGCACCCTGTGGATTTTACAAATACAGATACCCGAAAGACATTCAAAAGGAGGGCAATGTTGGAGCCAAGGTGTTTTTCTTCAAAGCCGTGCTGTCCAGCCATAAGCACTTACCCCTGGAGAAAAATTCATTTGCATGGGTGAAAAAAGATGAACTCCAGGACTTCCTGAAGCCAGAGTACCTGAAACAAGTCAGCCGCTTCATAATGGGTCTGTAA